The following are from one region of the Zonotrichia leucophrys gambelii isolate GWCS_2022_RI chromosome 1A, RI_Zleu_2.0, whole genome shotgun sequence genome:
- the NTF3 gene encoding neurotrophin-3, giving the protein MVTPTTILQVNKVMSILFYVIFLTYLRGIQSSNMDQRSLPEDSINSLIIKLIQADILKNKFSKQMVDIKENYQNTVQKTDAQQDIDREENVKSDFQPVFSVDTDLLRQQRRYNSPRVLLSDNTPLEPPPLYLMEDYIGNSVVVNRTSRRKRYAEHRGHRGEYSVCDSESLWVTDKSSAIDIRGHQVTVLGEIKTGNSPVKQYFYETRCKEAKPVKNGCRGIDDKHWNSQCKTSQTYVRALTSENNKLVGWRWIRIDTSCVCALSRKTGRT; this is encoded by the coding sequence ATCTTACAGGTGAACAAGGTGATGTCCATCTTGTTTTATGTGATATTTCTCACTTACCTTCGTGGCATCCAGTCTTCCAACATGGATCAAAGGAGTTTGCCAGAAGATTCGATAAATTCTCTTATTATTAAACTCATTCAggcagacattttaaaaaacaagttttCTAAGCAGATGGTAGACATTAAGGAAAACTATCAAAACACAGTGCAGAAAACAGACGCTCAGCAAGACAtagacagagaggaaaatgtgaAATCAGACTTCCAGCCAGTTTTCTCAGTGGATACAGATCTCTTGAGGCAGCAGAGACGCTACAATTCTCCCCGAGTCCTTCTGAGTGACAACACGCCGCTGGAGCCGCCGCCCCTGTACCTCATGGAGGATTACATCGGGAATTCCGTGGTGGTGAACAGAACCTCCCGGCGGAAGAGGTATGCAGAGCACAGGGGCCACCGGGGGGAATACTCCGTTTGTGACAGTGAAAGTTTGTGGGTCACGGACAAATCCTCCGCCATCGACATCAGGGGACACCAGGTGACTGTTCTGGGAGAAATTAAAACGGGCAACTCTCCAGTTAAGCAATACTTTTACGAAACGAGGTGTAAAGAGGCCAAGCCTGTAAAAAATGGCTGCCGCGGCATTGATGACAAGCACTGGAACTCCCAATGCAAGACATCCCAAACTTATGTCAGAGCACTGACTTCAGAAAACAACAAACTGGTGGGCTGGAGGTGGATACGGATAGACAcctcctgtgtgtgtgccttgtccaggaaaacaggaagaaCATAG